The following are from one region of the Petrotoga mobilis SJ95 genome:
- a CDS encoding YdcF family protein: MDDTQEKGVIVVLGGGIIPETPREGSGELSDSAMKRVYEGFLLYKNLQIPIVVTGGKLLGTEIPEAQIMKEELLKMGVKPNDIYVEPLAKNTKQNAEFTLTLLESDEVQKIYLITSAIHLPRAMNYFKSYTNIDVVPVPTDYKISREELKWYDFLPDMRFLEATSSAWHEYLGLVKFKISG, translated from the coding sequence TTGGATGATACTCAAGAAAAAGGGGTAATAGTTGTACTTGGAGGCGGAATAATTCCTGAAACCCCAAGGGAAGGATCCGGAGAGTTATCTGATAGCGCTATGAAAAGGGTTTATGAAGGTTTCTTACTTTACAAAAATTTACAGATTCCTATTGTTGTAACTGGCGGGAAACTCCTAGGCACGGAGATACCAGAAGCTCAAATAATGAAAGAAGAATTGCTAAAAATGGGAGTCAAACCAAACGATATTTATGTAGAACCACTTGCCAAAAACACAAAGCAAAATGCGGAATTTACGCTTACACTATTGGAAAGCGATGAAGTACAAAAAATATATTTAATCACAAGTGCAATACATTTACCAAGGGCTATGAATTATTTCAAAAGTTATACAAACATAGATGTTGTTCCCGTTCCCACAGATTATAAGATTTCCCGAGAAGAATTGAAATGGTATGATTTCTTACCAGATATGAGATTCCTAGAAGCAACTTCTTCTGCATGGCATGAATACTTGGGATTGGTCAAATTTAAAATTAGTGGGTAA